Below is a window of Variovorax sp. TBS-050B DNA.
GCGGGAATGCCGGCGGTCGCCGATCCCGGTTCCTCGGTGGCGCGCGCCGCGCACGAGCTGGGCCTCGCGGTGGTGCCGCTCACCGGCCCGGTGTCGCTGCTGCTGGCCCTCGCGGCGAGCGGCCTCAACGGCCAGAACTTCGCCTTCGTCGGCTACCTGCCCCAGGATGCGGGCGAGCGCCAGGCGCGCATCCGCGAACTGGAGGCGCTCGCACTCAGGACCGGCCAGACGCAGCTGTTCATCGAGACGCCCTACCGCAATGCCGCGCTGCTGCAGGCGCTGGTGCAGACGCTGCAGCACAACACCCGGCTCGCGGTGGCGCGCGGCCTGACGCTCGCCAGCGCGCAGGTCCGCAGCCAGACGGTGAAGGCATGGCGCGCCAAGCCGCAGGACGTGGCCGACGAGCGCCTGCCCGCCGTGTTCGCGATCGGGCGCTGACGATGGAAGTGACCACCGGCCACCGCTGGGCTTCGCGCGCGCAGTTCTTTTCTTCCGGCTTCATCTTCGCGACCTGGGGCGTGCACGTGCCGACGGTCAAGGCGCACTACGGCATCGACGAGGCCCAGCTCGGCATCGCGATGCTCGCGGCCGGCGCCGGCGCGATGGTCGGGCTGACGAGCGCCGGCCGCTGGATCGGCCGCCACGGGCCCCGCCGCATGGCCGCGCTCTGCGGCTGCATCTACGCGCTGCTGCTCGCCGGCCTGATCGCGATGCCGGGCTATCCGGCCCTGCTCGGGCTGCTGGCCGCCTTCGGCCTCGTCACGAGCGTGTTCGACGTGGCCATCAACACCGAGGCGGCGCAGCTCGAACTGCACGGCGCCAGGCCGCTGATGAGCGGCATGCACGGCATGTTCAGCCTCGGCGGCATGGCAGGCGCTGCGAGCGGGAGCGCGGTGCTGGCCGCCGGGCTCGGCCCGCAGGCGCATCTGCTGTGGGTGGCCGCGGCGATGGTGCTGGTGGTGGCGATCGCGTCCACGCGCATGCTGCCGCCTGCCGCCGCGCCCGCCGATGCGGCGCCGGCCGCACGCGGCTTCCGGCTGCCGCGCGGCACGCTGGCGGTGCTGGGCGTGCTCGCCGCGCTGGGGCTGATCGCCGAAGGCGCGATCTACGACTGGAGCGTGCTCTACATGCAGCAGGAGCTCCGCAGTCCGCAGGAGCAGGCCGCCCTCGCCTACGCGAGCTTCTCGGCGGCCATGGCGGCCGCGCGCTTCGGCGGCGACGCGATGCGGGCGCGCTTCTCGCCGGCGGCGCTGCTGCTCGGCAGCGGCGTGCTCGCGGCGGCGGCGATGACGCTGGTGCTGCTGACCGACCTGCCCTGGGTGGCGCTGGCGGGCTTCGCCGGCGTGGGCATCGGTTTCGCGAACGTGGTGCCGATCCTGTTCGGCGCCTCCGCCCGCGTCCCGGGCGTGGAGCCGGCCAGCGGCATCGCCGCGGTGTCGGCCGTGGCGTACCTGGGCTTCATGGCCGGACCGGCGGTCATCGGCCTGCTCGCGCGGGCGAGTTCGCTGACCGCCGCGCTCTATGTGGTGGTGGTGTTCGCCGTGGCGCTGGCGGCCTCGGCGCGCTTCACGGAAGGCGGCAGCCGGGCCTGAGCCGCCGCCGGCCGCCGCGGCGGTTCAGCGCAGCGCCGGCGAGGCGAGCTGCATCGAGCGCACGGCGGCGTCGCCCATGGCGGCGCCGAACTTCTTGGCCAGCTTCTCGGCCACGTTGTCGCGCCGCGTGTAGTCGGTGACCTCCTCGGCCTTGATGACCTCGCGCGCCACGTAGTCGACGTTGCCGAGCTGGTCGGCGAGGCCGAACTGGACCGCCTGCTCGCCGCTCCAGAAGAGGCCGCTGAAAAGGCCCGGCGTGTCGAGCTTGAGCCGGTCGCCTCGCCCGCTCTTCACCACGTTGATGAACTGCGTGTGGATCTGGTTCAGCATCGCCTGGGCGTGGGCGCGCTGCGCATCGTTCATCGGGCTGAAGGGATCGAGGAAGCCCTTGTTCTCGCCGGCCGTGAGCAGCCGCCGCTCGACGCCGACCTTCTCCATCACGCCGGTGAAGCCGAAGCCGTCCATCAGCACGCCGATGCTGCCGACGATGCTGGCCTTGTCGACGAAGATCTTGTCGGTGGCGGCGGCGATGTAGTAGGCGGCCGAGGCGCAGGTCTCCTCGACCACCGCATAGACCGGCTTCTTGTGCTTGGCCTTGAGGCGCTTGATCTCGTCGCTGATGATGCCGGCCTGCACCGGGCTGCCGCCGGGCGAGTTGATGAGCAGCACGATGCCCTTGGCACCCTCGTCCTCGAAGGCCGTCTTCATCGCGGCGATGACGAACTCCGCGCTCGCGTCGCCGCCGTTGGCGATCTCGCCCTTGATCTCGACCACCGCGGTGTGGGCGGTGCTCTTCGCGGCGCTCGGCGTGCTGCGCGACATGCCGAGCCAGACCAGGAAGACGAAGAACGCGAGCCACGCCAGGCGCACGAAGGTCTTCCAGCGGCGCGTGGCCTTCTGCTCGTTGAGCGATGCGAAAGCGAGTTTCTCGAGCGTTGCGCGCTCCCAGCCGGGGCGCTGCGTAGGGTCTTGGGCCATGTTTCTCGGGGCGTCCTGCGAGGACGCGATGGGGGTCGCCGGCTCAAAAGGTTCGAAACCGTGGGGTTCCGTGCGGTTCGGGTCGGTCATTGATTTCAGAAAGTCAGGGGATGGAGGTTCCAGGCAGTATGCCAGTGCACCACGCCGTCGCTCTCGCTGAGGGCGATCTTCACGAGGCCGCCGCGGCACGGTCCGCCCGCGCATTCGCCGGTGTCGGGCCGGTAGACCGCGCCGTGCGTGGCGCAGAGCAGCCACTGGCCCGAATCGTCGAAGAAGCGGTCGGGCTGGAAATCCATTTCCATCGCCACATGGCTGCACCGGTTCAGGTAGGCATGCGGCCGGCCCTCGAAGCGCACAGCGAAGGCGCGGCAGGTCTCGCCGCCGTAGATCACGTCGAAAGGCACGGCCCGGCCGCCTTCGGCCAGGTCCGACGCGTTGCACAGGGGAATGCGCTGTTCTTCGCTCATGCGCGCATTCTCAGGCGTTCTCGAGCAGCCACGCCTCCAGGTCGGCGACCGAGTGGGCCACGTACAACGGCTTGAGTTCGTCGAAGCTCCCGGGCTCGTGCGCGCCGTAGCTCACGCCCACGCTCGCGCAGCCGGCATTGAGCGCGAGCTGCAGATCGTGCGTGGTGTCGCCGATCATCAGCGTGCGCTCGGCCGGAACCTCGAGTTCCTCCATCAGCTCGAGCAGCATGCGCGGATGCGGCTTGCCGAAGGTCTCGTCGGCGGTGCGCGAGGCGTCGAAGCGGTCGCGCAGCGCGACCGATTTCAGCGCCTCGTTGAGGCCGCGCCGCGACTTGCCGGTGGCCACGGCGAGCCGATGGCCGCGCGCCCGCAGGGCATCGAGCATCTGCAGCACGCCGTCGAACAGCACCAGGTCGTCCTGGTGCTGGAGGTAGTGGTAGCGGTAGCGGGCGCCGAGCTCCGCGTATTTCTCGCGCGGCACGTCGGGCGCCGCGCGTGCGAGCGCTTCGGCCAGGCCCAGGCCGATCACCCAGGAGGCATCGTTCTCGCTCGGCTTCGCGCCGCCCACGTCGACCACCGCCGCCTGGATGCAGCGGACGATCAGCCGCGTGGAGTCGTAGAGCGTGCCGTCCCAGTCGAAGGCGATCAGGTCGAAGCGCAGGGGTCTGGAAGAAGAATCAGTCATGGGCCGTGGGAATGGGATGTTGGGCCAGCGCCTCGCGCGCGGGCGGCGGCATCAGGGTGTGCAGTTCGGGCGGCAGGTCGGCCTGCAGCGCCACGCGCGCACCGGTCGCCGGGTGGTTGAACTGCAGGCGCCAGGCATGCAGGAACATGCGCCGCAGGCCGAGTTTGTGGAGCACGCGCTGACGCTCGAAATCGCCGTACTTGTCGTCGCCCGCGATCGGGTGGCCGGCCGACGCCAGGTGCACGCGGATCTGGTGCGTGCGGCCGGTCTTGATGGTGACGGCCAGCAGCGACATCGGCGCGACATCCCCCGCCAGCGTGAGCCGTGCGAGCACGCGCACCAGCGTCACCGCGCGCATGGCATCGGGATGGTCCTTCGCCACCACGCGCACGCGGCGCTCGCCGGCGCCCGGGCCGTCGCCGGGCAGCAGGTAGCGCGCCAGGGGCGCATCGAGCACCTTCTTGTTGGCGGGCCAGATACCTTCGACCAGCGCCAGGTAGGTCTTGCCGGTCTCGCGCTCGCGGAACTGGTCCTGCAGCGCCACCAGCGCACTGCGCTTCTTGGCGACGAGCAGGATGCCCGAGGTCTCGCGGTCGAGCCGGTGCACCAGTTCCAGGAATTTCGCCGCTGGCCGCGCGGTGCGCAGCTGCTCGATGACGCCGAAGCTCACGCCGCTGCCGCCGTGCACCGCCACGCCGGCGGGCTTGTCGATGGCCAGCACCGCCTCGTCCTCGAGCAGCACCGGGAACTCGCGCGCGGGGGCGGGCGGCTGCGCGCCCTCTTCGGCGCGCGGCGAAATGCGCACCGGCGGCAGGCGCAGCACGTCCCCGGCCTCGATGCGGGTCTCGGCCTGCACGCGCCCCTTGTTGATGCGCACCTCGCCCGAACGGATGATCCGGTAGACGTGCGTCTTGGGAACGCCCTTCAGGTGGCGGAACAGGAAGTTGTCGAGCCGCTGGCCGGCCGATTCGGCATCCACGGTAATGAATTGGATGGACGCGCCGGGCGCGGCGCCTTCGTTTCCCGCAATTTGGGCCGCCGCGGGGCTTTGCTTCGCACCTATAATGTTTTTCACCAGCGCGGTCGTGTAAGTGCTTGATTAGACAGAAGTTTAGACCACTGCAGTCAAACACCCACGACAGCGCTGCGAGGTCGATGCCGCTTTGGCGCCGAGACTGCAAACCCCGCGCAAGCGCGCAAAGTGGCAGGCCCGGCGTCCAAGTCAAGCCGACACCCACGAAACACCGATACGGAATACCCAGCCGGCAGCTTCCAAGCTGCCGGCGGATCGAAGCGAGTCCCTTGTGTTGATGCTGCTGATTCAACTGTGCCTGCGCTGGCCGACCTGGCTTCTGCCAGCGGCCTCGGGCATCGGATCATCCGCACCGCGCGCCACCATTGCGCAACCGGCCGTCAAAAAGATGGCCGCTCAACACCGAATCTGGCTCGCGCCCATCCACGCGCCCCCACCCCGGCTGTCCTCCTGAGCTGACGCTCTAGAGGTCTGTTCGCGCCTGGCGCAACAGCACGGCAACCGGGGCCAAGCGGCAATTCCCCTCGTTTCGCGGGCGTCGTCCGTGCATCGTTGGCCCGTCATGGGCCGGTAGAACGATACATAGAAGGACAACGCATCATGAAGCGGATGCTGATCAATGCCACGCAGGCCGAAGAACGCCGCCTGGCCATCGTCGACGGACAGAAGCTCCTCGACTACGAAATCGAAATCGAAGGGCGCGAACAGCGCAAGGGCAACATCTACAAGGCCGTCGTGACGCGCGTCGAGCCCTCGCTCGAAGCCTGCTTCGTCGACTACGGCGAAGACCGCCACGGCTTCCTGCCGTTCAAGGAAATCTCCCGCCAGTACTTCGCCGAAGGCGTCTCCGCCAGCCAGGCGCGCATCCAGGACGTCATCAAGGAAGGCCAGGAACTGGTCGTCCAGGTCGAAAAGGAAGAGCGCGGCAACAAGGGCGCGGCGCTGACCACCTTCATCTCGCTGGCCGGCCGCTACGTCGTGCTGATGCCCAACAACCCGCGCGGCGGCGGCGTGAGCCGGCGCATCGAGGGCGACGACCGCGCCGAGCTCAAGGAGGCGATGGACCAGCTCGAGTACCCGAAGGGCATGAGCATCATCGCGCGCACCGCCGGCATCGGCCGCTCGGCGCCCGAACTCCAGTGGGACCTGAACTACCTGCTCAAGCTCTGGAGCGCCATCGACGGCGCGGCCAAGGGCGGCAAGGGCGCCTTCCTGATCTACCAGGAGTCCTCCCTCGTCATCCGCGCCATCCGTGACTACTTCAATCACGACATCGGCGACATCCTGATCGACACCGACGACATCTACGACCAGGCCCAGCAGTTCATGGCGCACGTCATGCCCGAGCATGCCTCGCGCGTGAAGCGCTACCGCGACGACGCGGCGCTGTTCAGCCGCTTCCAGATCGAGCACCAGATCGAGTCGGCCTATGCCCGCACCGTGCAGCTGCCCTCGGGCGGCGCCATCGTGATCGACCACACCGAGGCGCTGGTCTCGGTCGACGTGAACTCGGCCCGTGCCATCAAGGGCGGCGACATCGAGGAGACCGCCACCCGCACCAACCTCGAGGCCGCCGACGAAGTGGCGCGCCAGATGCGCCTGCGCGACCTCGGCGGCCTGATCGTCATCGACTTCATCGACATGGACGAGTCGAAGAACCGCCGCGAGGTCGAAAGCCGCCTGCGCGATGCGCTGCGGCAGGACCGCGCCCGCGTCCAGTTCGGCTCGATCAGCAAGTTCGGCCTGATGGAAATGAGCCGCCAGCGCCTGAAGCCGGCGCTCAGCGAAGGCTCGTCGATCCCCTGCCCGCGCTGCGGCGGCTCGGGCCACATCCGCGACACCGAATCGAGCGCGCTGCAGATCCTGCGCATCATTCAGGAAGAGTCGATGAAGGACAACACGGCCGCCGTGCACGTGCAGGTGCCGGTGGAAGTCGCCTCGTTCCTGCTGAACGAGAAGCGCCCCGAGATCGCCAAGATCGAGCTCAAGCAGCGCGTCACCGTGCTCATGGTGCCGAACAAGACGCTGGAAACGCCGAACTACAAGCTCGAACGCCTGAAGCACGACGATCCGCGCCTCGACCACATCGAAGCCAGCTACAAGATGGCCGACGAGATCGAGGACCCGACCTCGGTCACGCGCCGTTCGCAGGAACCCACCAACAAGCAGACGCCGGTCATCAAGGGCGTGCTGCCCGATGCGCCGGCGCCCGTGTCGGTGCCCAAGCCCGAAGCCGCGCGCGCCCCCGCGACCGCGGCGCCCGCACCGGTCGCACCGCCCGTGGCCGCCGCGCCCGCGCCGGCCGAGACCGGCTTCTTCGCCCGCATCAAGAGCTGGTTCTCCGGCGCCCCGGCCGCGGCACCGGCGCCGGCCGTGATCCCGGTCGAGCCGCCCAAGCCCACGCGCCGCGATGGCGGCCGCCCGGGCCGTGACGGCGAAGCGCGCGGCAACGCACGCGACGGTGAACAGCGCCGTGGCGGCCGCAATGGCGAAGGCCGCGGCGACGGCAGCAGCAACCGCGCCGGTGGCCGCGACGGCGAACGCCGCGGCGGCCGCGGTGGCGAACGCCGCGAAGGCCGCGAGCAGCGCGAAGGCCGCGGCAGCGAACTGCGCAACGAAGCCGCCCAGCCGCGCGAACAGCGCGAGCCCCGCGAGGCGCGCGCGCCGCGCGACGGCGAGCAGCGCCGTGGCGGCCGTGGTGAACGCCGCGAAGGCGAGGGCCGCAGTGCACGCGCAGGCACGCCCGAGCTGATCGACGGCAGCAACCTCGAAGCCCAGCAACAGCTCGCGCCCAACGGCGCGGCAGGCGACGAAGGCCAGGCGGCGACCGAACGCGCACCGCGCGCCCGCGGCGAACGCCGGGAACGTGGCGAGCGCGGCGGTGCCGAGGCATCGCGCGACGCTTCGGCCGGCGACAACGCTGTCGCACAGGACGGCACCACGCCCACCGAGCGCGCGCCGCGCGGCGGCCGTGAAGAGCGCGGCCCGCGTGGCGAGCGCGGCGAAGGCCGCCGCGAGCGCCGTGGCGAAGGCCAGCCGCGCTTCGCAGGCAACGACGGCGAAGCGGCGGAGGCAACCGCAGCCTTCGACAATGCAGCCGAAGCAGCAGCACCGAATGCCGAAGGCGAAGCCGGCGGCAGCGAGCAGCAGGCGCCGCGCCGCGAAGGCGAAGAGCGCCGCGGCCGTTCGCGCGACCGCTACGGCCGCGACCGCCGCGAGCGCGCCCCGCGCGACGAAAGCGAAGCTGCCGAAGGTGCCGCGGCGACCGCCGAAGCCGGCGACCTCAGCGCCCCCGCCCAGGTGGCCGACCGCAGCGCCGAGGCCGAAGAAGCACCGGTGCGCCGCAGCTACTTCGACCGCAGCGCCGAAGCACCGGCCGCCGCGCACGTCCAGGCGCCTGCGCCCGCCCCGGCCCCGGCCCCTGTCGCGGCGGCTCCGGTCGCTGCCGCACCTGCCGTGGTCGCCGCCGCACCCAGCGTGGCGAGCCAGCCGGCCCCCGCTGCCAACGGCCGCGCGCTGCCGAAGGTCCAGCCCTTCCAGCTGCCGCTCGACGAGCTCGCGCAGATCGCCGAGAAGTCCGGCCTGCAGTGGGTGAACTCCGACGCCGAACGCATCGCGCAGGCGCGCGCGGCCATCGCGGCCGAGCCGAAGCCGGTGCACGTGCCGCGCGAGCGCCCGCCGGCCGTCGTGCTCGACGACGGTCCGCTGGTGCTGGTCGAGACCCGTCGCGACCTCGGCGCGATGAGCCTGCCGTTCGAAAAGACCGCGTCGGCTGCCGATGCGCAGCAGGGCGTGAACTGACGCGGATCCGCGGGAAAGCGCATCCGGGCCCTGCGCCCGATGCTCCATGAAAAACGGCGCCTCATCGGCGCCGTTTTTCTTTGCTGTGTTCGGCGGCCCGTCGCGCCTGCCGCCTTCGTTCGTCAGGCCTTCTCGGTCTGCGCCTGCGCAGCGCGCTTCCAAGCTGCGGCCGCCTGCTCCTCGTCGCCGCGCGCCTCGGCCAGTTCGGCGAGCGCGAGCCAGGCGCGGCGGTACAGGTCCACGTCCTGCAGGCCGAGGCCGGCCTGCGTGAGCAGTTGCTGCGCCTTGCCCCAGAGCTGGCGCTTCATGCACGCCATGCCCGCGAGGTACTGCAGGTTCGGGTCGCGCGGGTTGTTGCGCTGCGCCGTCTCGATGCGTGCGAGCCATTCGGCGTCGACCGAATCGAGGCCGGCTTCGAGTGCGCGCGCGAGCTTGACGCGCAGGGCGTCGCCGAGCCCGTGCGGCTGCGACACCATGCGCTCCCAGGCCGGCACCAGCCAGCCGCGCGCGACCGACAGATCGCCGCGCAGCGCCACCATCCGCTGCGCCGCATGGATCGCCACTTCGGGCATCTCGCGTTCGGCAGGATCGAGTTCCGACCAGGCGCGAAGCAGTTGCGCGGGATCGTGCGCGCCCGAGAGCAGGTCGGTGGCGAGCCCGCGTACGATGCTCTGCGCGGCGGCTTCCGAGAAGGCCCGGTGCTTCGCGAGCAGCCGTGCGGTTTCGAGCGCCTCGAGCGTGCGCCGCTCCTGGCGCGCCGCCTTCAGTCGGATGCGCAGCGCGAGCGTGCGGCGCTGCACGCCCTGCGGCAGTTCCTCGAGCCGCGCCAGCGCCGCCGCGGGATCGCGGTCCTCGAGCGCCCAGCGCGCGGCGCGCAGCTGCACGCCTTCACGCGTCTCGGGGCTCGCGAGCATGGTGCGGTCGGCGCTTTCGTTGAGCGCCTGCTGCAGATGCGCATCGCGCGCGGGCCGGTCCTGCAGCGCCTGCGCGCTTTCCGCCGCCAGCAGATGCGAGAGCACGCGCACCTGCTGCGCCTGCGGCAACCTGGCGTCGAGCGCCGCGAGCGTCTTCTCCTGCACCAGCGCGGCCTGCGCGGCCTTGCGCGCGCGCGAGAAGCGCCCCGAGAGCAGTTGCACCATCGCGTCGAGCAGGGCCGCATGCAGCGTGCGCTCCTTCTGCTGCAGCCGCCACTGGCGCGCCTGCGTCGGCAGCGAGAACAGCGCCGAGAGGCCGCGCAGCGCGAGGTGCAGCAGCGCGAAGGCCGCGAACAGGATCAGCAGCACGAGGTTCAGCGACAGATCGACGCGCCACGGCGGCCAGAACACTGTGATCGTGCCCTGGTTGTTGCCGGCGAACAGCGCCACGGCGGCGGCGATGGCGAACAGGCCGAGGAGCCAGAGTGCGGCGCGCATGTCAGGACTCCCGCCGGGCCGTCCCAAGGGAGGCCTGCGCCCCCTCGGGGGGCAGCGCATACACGAAGTGAGGAGCGTGGCGGCTCATGTCAGGCCTCCCGCCGGGCCGCCCCAAGGGAGGCCTGCGCCCCCTCGGGGGGCAGCGAATACACGAAGTGATGAGCGTGGGGGCCTCATGTCAGCGCCCCGCCGCCGCGGTGGTCAGCGCCGCCAGGGTCTCGTCGATGCGCGGCGGCTCGACGTTCTTCACCTGCGCCTGCAACTGCTGCAGCAGCGTCGCGGCCGCCTGCGTGCGCCGCGAGGCGGGATCGAAATAGCGGTTCAGCGAAGCGGCCACGGTGGCGAGTTCGCTGCGCGCGGTGTCCATCTGCCGCGACAGCAGCGACAGCCGCGCGTTGAGCAGCTTGAGCTTGAGGTTCTCGCGCAGGAAGTAGGTCTGGTCGGGCGCGAGCAGCACGGCCTCCGGCCGCTCGATGCGGCCGACGCGCACCAGCGAGCGCAGTTCGCCGCGCACCGTCAGCAGCGCGCGCTCCCACCATGCGGCGTCGGCCGGGATCGGTTCGGGCTGCCAGGTGTTGAGCCCGCTGCCGCGCATCGCGACGGCATTGAGCGGCGGCAGGTCGTCGATGCCGCGCATCAGCTCGTCGAGCTTCTGCAGCGCTTCGCCGTTGTCGGCGCTCGCGCTGCTGCGCAGCCGGTCGGCGTCGCGCTGGATCGCGCGCTGCAGCGGTGCCAGCCGCGGCTGTGCCGCGCGCGCGATGCGCAGGTCGCCCGACTTCAGCGCCGCGAGCAGCGGCTCGACGCTGCCCGTGACCTGGGCCTGCTGCAGTGCGAGCCGCACGGCCGACTCGATGTCCACCACGAGGTTCTCGTCGCGCGAACGCGAGAGGCTCTGCATCAGTTCCTCGAGCTGCGAGCGCTGCAGCGCGACCTCGGCCACGCGGGTCTCGGTCAGCGCCGCGCGGGCCGCCGTGTCGCGCACCGTGTCCATGGCCTGGCGCGCGAGCGTGCGCGCCTCGAGCGACTGCGCCTGCGCCTCGGCGCTCTGCCGCGCGAGCTGCTCCTGCATGCCGCTGACCCGTTGCCAGAGCGCGATCGCGATCACCAGCGCAGCCAGCGCCACGAGGGCGAGCAGGCCGAAGGCGATGCGGGAAAGCGTCTTGGCGGCGGCGGCCAGCGACTCGGGCGACTGCGACACCGCCATCGTGGCGGGCACCGGCGCGGTCGCGGCGGCAGCAGTGGAGGAAGGGGAGAAGTCGTCGGGCGGGGACGCGGCACTCATGGCAACGATTCTATCGACGCGATCAGCGCGTCACGCAAGGGCGCGCACACGCGGACCGTGCCGAAACCCGCGCCGCGCGCGGCTTCGCCGATGCGCGCATGGGTCGCCACCGCGCAGGCCGCGCCCCAGTCGAGTTCGGGCAGCGCAAGGCGCAGGTTGGCGATGGCCTCGGAGCTGCTGAACAGCCAGACCGCGCGGCCTGCCGCGCCTTCGTGCGCCAGCGTGCGCGCAGCGTCGTCGAACGCAGGCGGCAGGCGCCGGTAGGCGACGACGGTGTCGCGCGTGCCGCCGGCGCTGTCGATCTCGCGCGCGAGCCAGTCGCGCCCGGCCGGACGGCCCGCGGCATCGCCGCCCCGCACGATCAGCACGCGCACGCCGGCGCCCACCTGCGACCGCACGCGCTCCCACAGCGCCTCGGAATCGAAGCGCGCGGCGTCCGCGGGCGGCGCGTCGATGGCCTCTTCCGGCACGCCGGCGTGCCGCAGCGCGCGCGTGGTGCCTGGCCCGGTGGCCCAGCAGCGCAGCCCGGGCGGCAGCGCGCCCGCACCCTCGCCGGGGCCCGCATGGTGGAAGAACTGCTCCACCGCCGTGGCGCTCACGAACATCAGCGCGGCATGGTCGGCCAGATGCGCCCAGGCCGCGCGCAGCGGCGCCGGGTCGAGCGCGGGTTCGATGACGATCAGCGGCAGCGCCAGCGCTTCCATGCCGGCGGCGCGGAAATCGCGCACCCACTGCGCGGCCTCGCGCGCGGGCCGCGTCACGATGACGGGCTTCGCGGCCATGCCTCGGCGCGCCGCCTCAGCGGGCTCCGGCTTCGCGCAGCAGGCCGGCCGCGTGCTCGCCCAGCGTGCCGGCCTGCGACAGATCGGCCACCTCGGCGCGGGCATCGACGCGCACCAGCGTCGCGCGGCCTTCAGGGTCGCCCCAGGCGGCATCGATGCGCAGTGCGCCATCGGGCTGCCAGCGTGCATGCGCGGCGAGCGGCATGGAGCAGCTGCCGCCCATGGCGCGGCTCACCGCACGTTCGGCGGCGGTCGCGAGCCAGTCGCGCGGGTGCGCGAGCGTGCCGAGCAGCGCGATCAGATCGGCGCGGTCGGCGCGCACCTCGATGCCGAGGGCGCCCTGCCCCGCCGCGGGCAGCATGGTGTCGGGGTCGAAGGCGACGCGGATGCGCGCCTCCAGGCCGAGCCGCTTGAGCCCGGCCGCCGCGAGCACGATCGCGTCGTACTGGCCTTCGTCGAGCTTGCGCAGCCGGGTGTCGAGGTTGCCGCGCAGCGGCTCGATGCGCAGGTCGGGCCGCAGCGCGCGCAGCAGCACCACGCGGCGCAGGCTCGAGGTGCCGACCACCGCGCCCTGCGGCAGTTCGTCGAGCGAGGCGTAGCGCGGCGACACCAGCGCATCGCGCGGGTCTTCGCGCTCCAGCACGCAGGCGAGCACGAAGCCGTCGGGCAGGTCCATCGGCACGTCCTTGAGCGAATGGACGGCGATGTCGGCGCGGCCTTCCTCGAGCGCGAGCTCGAGCTCCTTCACGAAGAGGCCCTTGCCGCCCACCTTGCTGAGCGATTTGTCGAGGATCTGGTCGCCCCGGGTGGTCATGCCGAGCAGGCTGACGGCGTGGCCGCGGGCCTGGAGCAGCTGCTGCACGTGTTCGGCCTGCCACAGGGCCAGCCGGCTTTCGCGCGTGGCGATCACGATAGGGCTCAAGACCGCTCCCAAAAAAGTACGAGTTCCAAACGGCCGGAATGCTAGCATGTTGCGCCGCAGCAACGCAGGCGGCGTCTTCTTTCACGTCCAGGAACAACCATCGAATGAAAGCCAGCAAGACACCTGCGCCCGCGAAGCGCCGGCAAGCCGAAGACCAACCCCTCATCGACGACATCCGGCTGTTGGGCCGCATCCTCGGCGACGTGATCCGCGAGCAGGAGGGGCCCGAGACCTACGCGCTGGTCGAGAAGGTCCGCACGCTCTCGGTCGCGTTCCGCCGCGATGCCGACCATGCGGCCGACCGCGCGCTCAAGAACCTGCTCAAGGGGCTGAGCGCCGTCGAGACGGTGCGCGTGATCCGCGCCTTCACCTACTTCAGCCATCTTGCCAAC
It encodes the following:
- a CDS encoding Rne/Rng family ribonuclease, whose protein sequence is MKRMLINATQAEERRLAIVDGQKLLDYEIEIEGREQRKGNIYKAVVTRVEPSLEACFVDYGEDRHGFLPFKEISRQYFAEGVSASQARIQDVIKEGQELVVQVEKEERGNKGAALTTFISLAGRYVVLMPNNPRGGGVSRRIEGDDRAELKEAMDQLEYPKGMSIIARTAGIGRSAPELQWDLNYLLKLWSAIDGAAKGGKGAFLIYQESSLVIRAIRDYFNHDIGDILIDTDDIYDQAQQFMAHVMPEHASRVKRYRDDAALFSRFQIEHQIESAYARTVQLPSGGAIVIDHTEALVSVDVNSARAIKGGDIEETATRTNLEAADEVARQMRLRDLGGLIVIDFIDMDESKNRREVESRLRDALRQDRARVQFGSISKFGLMEMSRQRLKPALSEGSSIPCPRCGGSGHIRDTESSALQILRIIQEESMKDNTAAVHVQVPVEVASFLLNEKRPEIAKIELKQRVTVLMVPNKTLETPNYKLERLKHDDPRLDHIEASYKMADEIEDPTSVTRRSQEPTNKQTPVIKGVLPDAPAPVSVPKPEAARAPATAAPAPVAPPVAAAPAPAETGFFARIKSWFSGAPAAAPAPAVIPVEPPKPTRRDGGRPGRDGEARGNARDGEQRRGGRNGEGRGDGSSNRAGGRDGERRGGRGGERREGREQREGRGSELRNEAAQPREQREPREARAPRDGEQRRGGRGERREGEGRSARAGTPELIDGSNLEAQQQLAPNGAAGDEGQAATERAPRARGERRERGERGGAEASRDASAGDNAVAQDGTTPTERAPRGGREERGPRGERGEGRRERRGEGQPRFAGNDGEAAEATAAFDNAAEAAAPNAEGEAGGSEQQAPRREGEERRGRSRDRYGRDRRERAPRDESEAAEGAAATAEAGDLSAPAQVADRSAEAEEAPVRRSYFDRSAEAPAAAHVQAPAPAPAPAPVAAAPVAAAPAVVAAAPSVASQPAPAANGRALPKVQPFQLPLDELAQIAEKSGLQWVNSDAERIAQARAAIAAEPKPVHVPRERPPAVVLDDGPLVLVETRRDLGAMSLPFEKTASAADAQQGVN
- a CDS encoding heme biosynthesis HemY N-terminal domain-containing protein: MRAALWLLGLFAIAAAVALFAGNNQGTITVFWPPWRVDLSLNLVLLILFAAFALLHLALRGLSALFSLPTQARQWRLQQKERTLHAALLDAMVQLLSGRFSRARKAAQAALVQEKTLAALDARLPQAQQVRVLSHLLAAESAQALQDRPARDAHLQQALNESADRTMLASPETREGVQLRAARWALEDRDPAAALARLEELPQGVQRRTLALRIRLKAARQERRTLEALETARLLAKHRAFSEAAAQSIVRGLATDLLSGAHDPAQLLRAWSELDPAEREMPEVAIHAAQRMVALRGDLSVARGWLVPAWERMVSQPHGLGDALRVKLARALEAGLDSVDAEWLARIETAQRNNPRDPNLQYLAGMACMKRQLWGKAQQLLTQAGLGLQDVDLYRRAWLALAELAEARGDEEQAAAAWKRAAQAQTEKA
- a CDS encoding uroporphyrinogen-III C-methyltransferase; the encoded protein is MSAASPPDDFSPSSTAAAATAPVPATMAVSQSPESLAAAAKTLSRIAFGLLALVALAALVIAIALWQRVSGMQEQLARQSAEAQAQSLEARTLARQAMDTVRDTAARAALTETRVAEVALQRSQLEELMQSLSRSRDENLVVDIESAVRLALQQAQVTGSVEPLLAALKSGDLRIARAAQPRLAPLQRAIQRDADRLRSSASADNGEALQKLDELMRGIDDLPPLNAVAMRGSGLNTWQPEPIPADAAWWERALLTVRGELRSLVRVGRIERPEAVLLAPDQTYFLRENLKLKLLNARLSLLSRQMDTARSELATVAASLNRYFDPASRRTQAAATLLQQLQAQVKNVEPPRIDETLAALTTAAAGR
- a CDS encoding uroporphyrinogen-III synthase, producing the protein MAAKPVIVTRPAREAAQWVRDFRAAGMEALALPLIVIEPALDPAPLRAAWAHLADHAALMFVSATAVEQFFHHAGPGEGAGALPPGLRCWATGPGTTRALRHAGVPEEAIDAPPADAARFDSEALWERVRSQVGAGVRVLIVRGGDAAGRPAGRDWLAREIDSAGGTRDTVVAYRRLPPAFDDAARTLAHEGAAGRAVWLFSSSEAIANLRLALPELDWGAACAVATHARIGEAARGAGFGTVRVCAPLRDALIASIESLP
- the hemC gene encoding hydroxymethylbilane synthase, yielding MLAFRPFGTRTFLGAVLSPIVIATRESRLALWQAEHVQQLLQARGHAVSLLGMTTRGDQILDKSLSKVGGKGLFVKELELALEEGRADIAVHSLKDVPMDLPDGFVLACVLEREDPRDALVSPRYASLDELPQGAVVGTSSLRRVVLLRALRPDLRIEPLRGNLDTRLRKLDEGQYDAIVLAAAGLKRLGLEARIRVAFDPDTMLPAAGQGALGIEVRADRADLIALLGTLAHPRDWLATAAERAVSRAMGGSCSMPLAAHARWQPDGALRIDAAWGDPEGRATLVRVDARAEVADLSQAGTLGEHAAGLLREAGAR